The genomic stretch CATCGATTTTTGTGCTGAAGGAAGAAGCAAAGTAATCGATTATATAGTAGAGAAATACGGAAGAACAAGCGTTACTCAAATCGTAACTTTCAATCTTTTAGGAGCAAAATCCGTGATCAAGGATGTTGCTCGTGTTCTGGATGTTTCCGCAGTTAAAGCAAATGAAATCACAAAACTAATTCCTTCAACACCTAAAATCACTTTAGATCAGGCTTTAAAGGAATCGAAACAATTTGCGGAGATGATGAAAAGCAACGATATTTATGCTTCTATCCTGACCTATTCAAAAGTTCTGGAAGGCTTGGTACGTCATATTGGAATTCATGCTGCCGGAGTTGTGATCGGTCCCGGAAATCTGACAAATTATGTTCCCCTCGCAGTTACCAGTCAAAAAGGTAGCGAGTCAGCAGTGATCGTCCAATATGAAGGAAAATGGCTCGATGAACTTAAAATGTTGAAAATGGATATTCTGGGTTTGAAAACTCTAACTGTTATAAAAAGAACTGTTGAGTTAGTAAAACAATCAGAAAATAAAAATATCGATATCGAAAATGTCGATTTGAAAGATAAAAAAACCTACGAAGTTCTCGCAAATGGTTGGACGGACGGAATTTTCCAATTTGAATCTGCAGGTATGAAAAAATATCTGATCGATCTGAAACCGAATGTTTTTGATGATCTGATCGCCATGGTTGCTCTTTATCGTCCCGGTCCAATGCAATTTATCGATTCTTTTATCAAAAGAAAACATGGAAAAGAAAAAGTTCATTATATCCATCCTCTAACGGAAAATTCCCTGAAAGAAACTTATGGAGTAACCGTTTACCAGGAACAAGTTATGCAGATCGCTCGAGAAATGGGAGGATTATCCGGAGCGGAAGCAGATATTTTGCGGAAAGCAATGGGGAAGAAAAAGAAAAAACTGATGAGTAAACTACACGAAAAATTCCTCAAAGGTGCGACCGAAAGGAAAGTTAAACCGCATGTTATTGAAAAGATCTGGAAAGATTGGCAGGAATTCGCAAAATATGCCTTCAATAAAAGTCATGCGACTGCTTATGCTTATGTTGCTTTTCAGACAGCATATCTGAAAACTCATTTCCCAGTTGAATTTATGGCTGCTTTTTTAACATTAGAAGATAATCCATTAAAAATTCCGTACTTTATCGATGAATGTAAAAAAATGGGCATCAAAGTCGAACCTCCCAATATTAATAAAAGTGAAAAAGAGTTTGCGGTTAGAGATAACAAAATCCTGTTTGGTTTGAAAGCGATTAAAAATGTTGGAAGTGCTGCCATTTGCTCCATTCTTAAAGAAAGAAAAGAAAATGGAGAATTTAAAAACATCTTTAAATTATGTTCCCGTGTCGATTCCATGACCGTGAACAAAGCAGTTCTGGAAAGCCTGATATTTTCAGGAGCAATGGATGAGCTTGAAGGTAACAGGGCACAAAAATTCACTGCAATTGAAAATGCTCTGGAATATGGTTCAGGTATCCAGAACGAAAAAAAACGCGGACAGATGATGCTCTTTGATGCATTTCAGGAAAATGCGGAAGAAGATGAATATTTACCTAAACTTCCGGAAATTCGCGA from Candidatus Cloacimonadota bacterium encodes the following:
- a CDS encoding DNA polymerase III subunit alpha, which produces MTFVHLHNHTQYSLLDGACRVDKMIELAKQYKMPAVAMTDHGNMFGAIDFYNTARKEGIKPIIGIETYVINGELDDSKAKKDTRHHLVLLAKNLVGYKNLIKISSIAFLDGFYYKPRISKSLLQKYSAGLICLSACIKGEIPSLLLNKKFKKAEKVVEFYKKTFQDGFYLEIQDHGLDEEKTITPLLIQLAKDTKTPLVLTNDCHYLYAKDADAHDVLLCIQTGKSLSDSNRMKYNTNQLYFKPEEEMKKLFPEIPEAYENTLKIADQIDLQLDYNDFLLPKVEIPKGYSDMQEYLKFLCLESAKKKYPKITDEIKNRIEYELSVIHKMGFEGYFLVVKDLIDAARKMDIPVGPGRGSAAGSIVSYLLDITQIEPLKYNLFFERFLNPERIGMPDIDIDFCAEGRSKVIDYIVEKYGRTSVTQIVTFNLLGAKSVIKDVARVLDVSAVKANEITKLIPSTPKITLDQALKESKQFAEMMKSNDIYASILTYSKVLEGLVRHIGIHAAGVVIGPGNLTNYVPLAVTSQKGSESAVIVQYEGKWLDELKMLKMDILGLKTLTVIKRTVELVKQSENKNIDIENVDLKDKKTYEVLANGWTDGIFQFESAGMKKYLIDLKPNVFDDLIAMVALYRPGPMQFIDSFIKRKHGKEKVHYIHPLTENSLKETYGVTVYQEQVMQIAREMGGLSGAEADILRKAMGKKKKKLMSKLHEKFLKGATERKVKPHVIEKIWKDWQEFAKYAFNKSHATAYAYVAFQTAYLKTHFPVEFMAAFLTLEDNPLKIPYFIDECKKMGIKVEPPNINKSEKEFAVRDNKILFGLKAIKNVGSAAICSILKERKENGEFKNIFKLCSRVDSMTVNKAVLESLIFSGAMDELEGNRAQKFTAIENALEYGSGIQNEKKRGQMMLFDAFQENAEEDEYLPKLPEIREWSLNQKLTNEKKILGFYWSGHPLNQYETIIKLLTNIN